The window CTCCGAACTGCGCTGATGAAGCGCCGAGAAGCAAGTCGCCTTCGCCTCTCCGCAGCTCGCTGAAGTAGTAGAGCGTGGCGCCATCCAGCATGGAGTCGTCGAACGGAAGGGCGAATGGAATGCTCACTGCCCCGATCTGAGCATCCGCAGTCATGAGTGTGCAGACAAAGCGCTCGGCCCCAACGCCAACATTGGACATGGAAATACGCGCTCCGGGGACCATGGGGTCAAAGGCGGAGCACCGCGGATAGCGCTCGTAGCCGATCGCGAACGAGAGCACTGTGTCGTAGTAGGGAATACCTGGAGCGCCTATTCGATCGACGAGTTCAATGACGGGCATCTCGCGACGCAGGTGGAAACAGTCGTTAGTATGCTCACATCCTGCCAGGATCAACGTGGCGAACGACACGATGATGTGCGTGGCTAGGGTGCGGGAACACCGCGATGTCATGCGCGCCCAATGGTGCGCGCAGAATCGCCAATGCGTGGCCGTCACGAGCGGGAGCGTCACCCCATCACGGACACCAGCACCCCATTCGCTCACGGAATGTCCCAACGCTCGTCGTCCTTGACCGACAGTGTCGATGTCCCTCAGCTCGAAGTCAACGCTGGGCGGGTCCCGGCCTGCACCTGCCGGACCTGCCAGCGCGGCTCAGCGGAGGGGACTGCCCACCACTCGAACCGTCGTTCCCCATGATCACGTGCCCCCCGCGTGGATTGGGTTGACGCGCAGACCACCCGCGCGGCAGGTTTGGGCCATGCGGTACAAGAAATCGGCCGTGAGCTCGTCTCAGATCGTGCAAGCGGCCATCCGGGTGCTCGCGCGTCAGGGCTACGCGCGCACCAGCCTGATGGACATCGCGCGCGAGGCGGGGATGAGCAAGGGGGCGGTGCACTACCACTTCCCCACCAAGGAGTCGCTCATCGAGGTGGTGCTCACCACGGCCACGGACGCGGTGCAGCAGCGCACCATCGCGGCGTGGAGCTCGGGAGGGGACCCGCTGCAGTCGCTGCACAACAGCCTGGAAGAGCTGTGGAAGGCGCGCGCCGAGCGCACCGACGAAGCCCTGGTGGTGGCCGACCTGCTGGCCCAGAGCCTGTACGACGACAACCTGCGCCCGCACCTGGCGGACTACTACCGGCTCGCGGCCGAGCAGATCTACGAGTACCTCAGCGCCGAGCTCAACCGGATTGGCATCAAGCCCGCCATCCCCATGGAGATCCTGCCGCGCATCGTCATCGGGCTGTTGGACGGGCTGGTGATGCAGGCCTTCGTGGAGCCCGACGTGCTCAACGCCGCGGACGTGGTGCGCGCGGTGGAGTCGCTGGGCCTCGCGCTCTTCGGCGTGGCGAGGCCGCCCGCGTGACGCTCCGCGAGCCGGCCGGCGCCGGAGCCGGCACCTACTTCGAGGGCATCCACGCGCAGCCCCACGCGCTGTCCGTGCTCACGTCGGCGCTGCGCACGGGGCGCGTGGCCTCGTCGTATCTCTTCGAGGGCCCCGCTGGGGTGGGCAAGCAGCTGGCGGCACTGGCGCTGGCCAAGGCGCACCTCACGCAGCTCGGGGCCAGCCCCGACACCATGCTGCGCGTGGCGAGCGGCAACCACCCCGACGTGCGCGTGTTCGAGCCCCGTGAAGAGGGCAAGGGCAACGTGCAGGTGGCGTACCTGCGCGAGGAGATCCTGCCGCTCGCGCAGTACGCGCCCTTCGAGGCGCAGGCCACGTTCTTCATCTTCCCGCGCGCCGACGTGTCGTTCCCCGAGACGGTGCCAGGGGCCGCCAACGCGCTGCTCAAGACGCTGGAGGAGCCGCGCCAGGCGGTGCACTTCATCCTCTTGGCCGAGCGCCCGGACCGGCTGCTGTCCACCATCCGCTCGCGCTGCCAGCGGGTGCGCTTCTACCCGCTGCCGCACGAAGAGCTGGAGCGCATCCTGGCGAAGCACGACATCGCCCCCGAGCTGCGTGGCCCCGCCATCGCGCTGTCCGGTGGGAGCGCCGAGCGCGCGCTGCGGCTGTCCGAAGACGGCGTGGCCGACCGGCTGCTGAAGCTCGCCTTCCAGGTGGACGACGTGACGCGCGGCGCTCGGGTGGGGGACTACGTGGACGCGGCCGCCGCGCTCGCGGCCGAGACCGATGTGCAGCAGGGCCTCGACACGCTGGTGGCCTTCTACCGCGACATCGCCGCGGCCGCGCTGGGCGCTCGCCCCGAGGAGCTGGCCTTCCGCCACGTGGCCGGCGAGATCGAAGCGCGCGCTCGCACCCTGGGCGCACGTCGCGCAGCGGCACGCGTAGCGGCCATCACCTCGGTGTTCGAGGGCCTCGACCGCAACGCCAACCCACGCGTCACCATGGACGCCCTAGTCTACGAGCTCCGCCATGCGCACTAAGCCCCCGCCCCCGCCGCCCGAGCCGCCGTTCGACGCCATCCTGCTGGTCTCCTTCGGCGGCCCCGAGGGCCCGGACGACGTCATGCCGTTCCTCGAGAACGTCACCCGCGGCAAGCCCGTGCCGCGCGAGCGCCTCTTGGCGGTGGCCGAGCACTACCACCACTTCGGCGGCAAGAGCCCCATCAACGACCACTGCCGCGAGCTCATCGCGGCGCTGCGCGTGGAGCTCACGGCGCATGGCGTGGACCTGCCCATCTACTGGGGCAACCGCAACTGGCACCCGCTGCTGCCCGACACGCTGCGCGAGATGCAGCGCGATGGCGTGCAGCGCGCGGTGGCGGTGTTCACCAGCGCCTTCAGCAGCTACAGCGGCTGCCGGCAATACCAAGAGAACATCGCGGCGGCGCAGGCCGAGGTGGGGCAGGGCGCTCCGCGCGTGGACAAGGTGCGGCCGTTCTTCCACCACCCCGGCTTCCTGCAGGCCGTCACCGAGCGCACGCGCGACGCGCTGGCCACGCTGCCCGAAGCGCAGCGCGCACAGGCGCACTTCCTCTTCACGGCGCACAGCATCCCCAACGCCATGGCGGCCACGTGCGCCTACGAGGCGCAGCTCGCGGAAGCCTCACGCATCGTCGCGGACGCGGTGGGCGCCGCCAGCCACGAGCTGGTGTACCAGAGCCGCTCGGGCCCGCCGCAGGTGCCGTGGCTCGAGCCCGACGTCACCGACCACCTGGCCACCGTGGCGGCGCGCGGTGTCTCCGCCGTGGTGGTGGTGCCCATCGGGTTTCTGTCCGACCACGTGGAGGTGCTTTGGGACCTCGACGAAGAGGCGCGCGAGAAGGCGCTGTCGCTGGGGCTCACGTTCGCGCGTGCCGGCACGGTGGGCTCGCACCCGGCCTTCGTGGCGGCGCTGCGCGAGCTGGTGCAGGAGCGGCTCATCGAGAGCACGGAGGCGCGGGTCACGCCGCGCTTCGTGGGCGTGGGGCCAGCGCTGCCATCCACGTGTCCGCCCGGCTGCTGCGCCTACAACCCGCAGAGGCCTATGGCGCGACCGTCGTGACCGTCAGCTCGCGGCACACGGCGCTCCCTTGGTCGAAGCCGGGAGTCCCGGTGCTCTGGCGGCCCGTGATGCCTGCGACCAGCCAGCCGACCGGGCAGGCGCCCGGGTTCAGCGTGGTGAATCGCGGCACGCCCAGCGTGGTGACCGGGCCGCGCGCGAGCCCGTAGGCCCCTTGTGAGCCCGTGATGGTCAGGCTGGTGCACTCGATCATGCCGCCCGTCGAGTAGATGCGCGTCACGAACGTGTCCTCCGGACAGACCAGGTCCGACGTGGAGGTGGTCCAGCTGCTCGATGCCGTGTTGTCCCCCACCAACGCCGCGTTCGAGGTGAACCCGGTGGTGGTGACCACGTAGGAGAACGGCGCCGGCGCCACGCTCTCGACCGCCGGTGTGGCACAGATGGCCCTCATGCCGTTGAGAGGCCCATCCCCCATGCCCCCCATGTAGAGGACCACGTGGAGTCGAACCCCAACCATGTATTGGCCGGCCGCGCAGAGGCCGCTCTCGGCGCTCGACGAGCCGTTGGTGGCGTTGAACTCGATCGTGCTCTGGCCGGCCCCCGCCGCGAGGCCGTTGGCGCACAGCTCGTCGGTCCGGTTGTCGCAGTCGTCGTTGACGGCGTTGCAGATGTCCGTGGCGCTCGGGTTCACCGTCATGAGCGCGTCGTTGCAGTCGGTCCTGGGGAACCCCATGGTGCACATCGCGCCGCTCGTCCGGGCGAAGCCATCTTGGTCCGCGTCTTCGCTCGTCTGCACCGCGCCTCCGACTGAGCAGTCCGAGTCGATGCGGTCGCACGTCTCGGTCGCGCCGGGGTAGGTCGTCTCCTCGGCGTCGTCGCAGTCGTCTTCGGGGAGCCCGCCGCTGCAGCTGCCGCCGATGGGGGCGTGACCGTCGCTGTCACCGTCTTCGGCGGTGTCCACTCCGCCGCCGAGAGAGCAGTCGTCGTCGCGCCGATTGCACACTTCCGCGGCGCCCGGGTACATGATCATGTCCGTGTCGTCGCAGTCGTCGGCGGGGAAGCCGCCGTTGCATGCCGCGCCGATGGGTGCGTGGGCATCCATGTCGGCGTCCTCGGACGCCACGAGGCCTCCGCCCGACGAGCAGTCGTTGTCGAGGCGGTCACACAGCTCGGGCGCGCCTTGGTACACGCTCCCTACCGCGTCGTCACAGTCGTCGCGTGGCAGGTCGCCCAGAGAACAGGCGGCGTCGAGCGCCGCATGCCCGTCCATGTCCACGTCCTCGAGGGGCTCCGCGCCGCCGCCGTCCGAGCAGTTGTTGTCCACGCGGTCGCACAGCTCCGGCGCGCTCGGGAAGGTGGTCGCGGCGTCGTCGTCACAGTCGGTCGCGCGGGTGCTGCGGCCTGCGACGGGGACGCAGGACAAGACCGTGGGCTCGCCCGGGTCGCCGTAGGTGTCGCCGTCCGCGTCCACGTACCAGGGGACGTCCACGGTGCCCTCGTCCGTGCGCGTGTCGCAGTCGTTGTCGAGCACGTCGCAGATCTCGGGGGCGCCCGGGTTGCTCGCGGCGTTGCCGTCGTCGCAGTCGCTGTTGTTGCTCACGAGGTTGCCGCCGGTCACGCAGCCCATCACGGGGGCAGCGCTCGCGTCGCCCGCGCCGTCTTGATCCACGTCGGGGTACAGGTTGGAGATCAGGTCCTCGTCGGTGTCCCCGTCGCAGTCGTTGTCGAACGTGTCGCACACCTCGGAGGTGTTCGGGTTCACCGTGGGGTTGTTGTCGTTGCAGTCCGTGCCGCAGTTCAGGGCGTCGCCGTCCACGTTGCAGCAGCGGTCGTCCGGCGTGTTGTCCATGTCCTGGTCGCGGTAGCCGAACGTCAGCGGGTCGCAGTCTTCGTCGTGCTGGGTGGTGTCGCAGACCTCGGTGTTGCCGGGGAAGCGCAGCGAGTCCGAGTCGTCGCAGTCGTCGCCGCCGCAGAGCAACGCGCGGTGCCCGTCGCTGTCGGCGTCCTGCGTCACCGCGCAGTCGGTGGTGCACGCCTCTTCGGCCTCCGAGCAGAGCTGCCCCGCGAGGCAGGCGCCCCCTGCGGGAGCCACGCAGCCGCGCGCATCGGCGGAGGGGGAAGCCGGGGCGCACACGCTGACGCCCGTGCAGAAGAGGCCGTCGTCGCAGTCGTCGGCGGTCACGCACAGCGCGCCGGCGTCGTCGCCCGGGGCGGGGCCGTCGCCTCCGCAGGAGGCGAGCGTGAAGAGCAGGAGGACAGCGGCGCGGGGGGGAAGCTGCGAAGCCATGCGCCACGATATCACGGCTCCGCTCTGGACCCCCGGAGATGCCACGCAGACGGCGCCGTGCGTGGTATCAAGGCAATTCGTGGACTGGAACGACGTCCGATACTTCCTGGCGCTGGCCCACACCGGCACCGTCCGAGCGGCGGGCGTGGCGCTCGGCGTCAGCCACTCCACCGTGCTGCGTCGCGTGGAGGCGCTGGAAGAGCGCCTCGGCGCGCGCCTGTTCGACCGCAGCCGCGATGGCTACACGCTGTCCGACGCCGGGCGCCAGATGCTCGCGGGGGCGGAGCGCATCGAGGCCGAGATGGCCGCCCTCGAGCGCGGCGTGGTGGGCCAGGACGAGCGCCTGCAGGGGCCCGTCAGCATCACGTGCAGC of the Sandaracinaceae bacterium genome contains:
- a CDS encoding TetR/AcrR family transcriptional regulator, with amino-acid sequence MRYKKSAVSSSQIVQAAIRVLARQGYARTSLMDIAREAGMSKGAVHYHFPTKESLIEVVLTTATDAVQQRTIAAWSSGGDPLQSLHNSLEELWKARAERTDEALVVADLLAQSLYDDNLRPHLADYYRLAAEQIYEYLSAELNRIGIKPAIPMEILPRIVIGLLDGLVMQAFVEPDVLNAADVVRAVESLGLALFGVARPPA
- a CDS encoding AAA family ATPase, with protein sequence MTLREPAGAGAGTYFEGIHAQPHALSVLTSALRTGRVASSYLFEGPAGVGKQLAALALAKAHLTQLGASPDTMLRVASGNHPDVRVFEPREEGKGNVQVAYLREEILPLAQYAPFEAQATFFIFPRADVSFPETVPGAANALLKTLEEPRQAVHFILLAERPDRLLSTIRSRCQRVRFYPLPHEELERILAKHDIAPELRGPAIALSGGSAERALRLSEDGVADRLLKLAFQVDDVTRGARVGDYVDAAAALAAETDVQQGLDTLVAFYRDIAAAALGARPEELAFRHVAGEIEARARTLGARRAAARVAAITSVFEGLDRNANPRVTMDALVYELRHAH
- a CDS encoding ferrochelatase, yielding MRTKPPPPPPEPPFDAILLVSFGGPEGPDDVMPFLENVTRGKPVPRERLLAVAEHYHHFGGKSPINDHCRELIAALRVELTAHGVDLPIYWGNRNWHPLLPDTLREMQRDGVQRAVAVFTSAFSSYSGCRQYQENIAAAQAEVGQGAPRVDKVRPFFHHPGFLQAVTERTRDALATLPEAQRAQAHFLFTAHSIPNAMAATCAYEAQLAEASRIVADAVGAASHELVYQSRSGPPQVPWLEPDVTDHLATVAARGVSAVVVVPIGFLSDHVEVLWDLDEEAREKALSLGLTFARAGTVGSHPAFVAALRELVQERLIESTEARVTPRFVGVGPALPSTCPPGCCAYNPQRPMARPS
- a CDS encoding putative metal-binding motif-containing protein; the protein is MASQLPPRAAVLLLFTLASCGGDGPAPGDDAGALCVTADDCDDGLFCTGVSVCAPASPSADARGCVAPAGGACLAGQLCSEAEEACTTDCAVTQDADSDGHRALLCGGDDCDDSDSLRFPGNTEVCDTTQHDEDCDPLTFGYRDQDMDNTPDDRCCNVDGDALNCGTDCNDNNPTVNPNTSEVCDTFDNDCDGDTDEDLISNLYPDVDQDGAGDASAAPVMGCVTGGNLVSNNSDCDDGNAASNPGAPEICDVLDNDCDTRTDEGTVDVPWYVDADGDTYGDPGEPTVLSCVPVAGRSTRATDCDDDAATTFPSAPELCDRVDNNCSDGGGAEPLEDVDMDGHAALDAACSLGDLPRDDCDDAVGSVYQGAPELCDRLDNDCSSGGGLVASEDADMDAHAPIGAACNGGFPADDCDDTDMIMYPGAAEVCNRRDDDCSLGGGVDTAEDGDSDGHAPIGGSCSGGLPEDDCDDAEETTYPGATETCDRIDSDCSVGGAVQTSEDADQDGFARTSGAMCTMGFPRTDCNDALMTVNPSATDICNAVNDDCDNRTDELCANGLAAGAGQSTIEFNATNGSSSAESGLCAAGQYMVGVRLHVVLYMGGMGDGPLNGMRAICATPAVESVAPAPFSYVVTTTGFTSNAALVGDNTASSSWTTSTSDLVCPEDTFVTRIYSTGGMIECTSLTITGSQGAYGLARGPVTTLGVPRFTTLNPGACPVGWLVAGITGRQSTGTPGFDQGSAVCRELTVTTVAP